From Bdellovibrio bacteriovorus, a single genomic window includes:
- a CDS encoding IucA/IucC family protein: protein MSNFQSLALKHTISCFFNSLFREYQNYSYQNISAENAKVAIVVDVPEKGTVLIPLAKKSLLGRHEYQGDFLLKSALGTEAISFETTVDLILDLLCQHWNEPSEKKSIFVDRLKNSLHNMELSLKARHQDLKNLYSQKISFEQAEQGLMIGHNFHPYPKMREGFDDKDFEIYSPEMGGHFGLHWFFAKPEILHLQKAASFTTSAWTKMLFESEVSSVIPEGMIPFPVHPWQAQHLLKNEAVQSYLKSGQLVDARLSTPKTWYPTSSLRSVYSRQSPYMLKFSLTLRLTNSIRHLTDVEVVRGLQVYDVMNTATGQQFRKEHPQFEIIFEPAFAALKNQQGGIISESIVVCRENPFQKEEAAFENIVVSTLAQDNPLGGETLIWQQVEKHAGLSKVSLAKASEQWFQQYLHVALRPFVVAQSEYGVLLGAHQQNMILQIKDGLPVKAYFRDCQGTGYSEHGFKLFHQDVASLTRENGNVLDNKGNILFAYYLLVNSTWNVMAALSHPNGVSEERLLEMLIEFMTSMNKPTLPDSSFLDYVLKEARIYQKGNFICSLQNLNENTATNPLAIYNLIDNPLATKKTETVL, encoded by the coding sequence ATGTCTAACTTCCAGAGCTTGGCACTGAAACATACGATCTCTTGTTTCTTTAACTCTTTATTTAGAGAGTATCAGAATTATTCCTACCAAAATATTTCTGCAGAAAACGCAAAAGTCGCAATCGTTGTCGACGTCCCAGAGAAGGGGACCGTACTGATCCCACTCGCTAAGAAATCCTTATTGGGTCGCCACGAATATCAAGGAGACTTTCTTCTTAAATCCGCGCTGGGAACCGAGGCTATTAGCTTTGAGACAACAGTCGATCTTATTTTAGATCTTCTGTGCCAGCATTGGAACGAACCTTCAGAAAAGAAAAGCATTTTCGTCGATCGTCTGAAGAACAGTTTGCACAATATGGAGCTTTCTTTAAAAGCTCGTCATCAGGACTTAAAAAACCTTTACAGCCAAAAGATCTCTTTTGAACAGGCGGAGCAGGGCTTGATGATTGGTCACAACTTTCACCCGTATCCGAAAATGCGTGAAGGTTTTGATGACAAGGATTTTGAAATTTACTCTCCAGAAATGGGCGGGCATTTCGGTCTGCATTGGTTTTTTGCGAAGCCAGAAATCTTGCATTTACAAAAAGCAGCGTCCTTTACCACGTCGGCGTGGACGAAAATGCTTTTTGAATCAGAAGTATCCTCTGTCATTCCTGAAGGCATGATTCCATTCCCCGTACATCCTTGGCAAGCACAGCATCTTCTAAAAAACGAGGCTGTACAAAGCTATCTTAAGTCAGGACAGCTCGTTGACGCCAGATTGAGCACGCCGAAGACTTGGTATCCAACTTCCTCTTTACGCTCGGTGTACTCTCGTCAAAGTCCTTATATGCTGAAGTTCTCTTTAACACTCAGACTGACGAATTCAATTCGTCACCTGACGGACGTCGAAGTTGTTAGAGGCCTTCAAGTCTATGACGTGATGAACACAGCGACCGGTCAACAATTCCGCAAAGAACATCCGCAGTTTGAAATTATCTTTGAACCTGCGTTTGCCGCTCTTAAAAATCAACAAGGCGGTATTATTTCTGAGAGCATCGTGGTTTGTCGCGAAAATCCATTCCAGAAGGAAGAAGCGGCGTTTGAAAACATTGTGGTGTCCACTTTAGCTCAAGACAACCCATTAGGTGGCGAAACCTTGATTTGGCAACAGGTGGAAAAGCACGCGGGTTTGTCGAAGGTCTCTTTAGCAAAAGCTAGTGAACAGTGGTTTCAACAGTATCTTCACGTAGCTCTAAGGCCTTTCGTAGTTGCGCAATCCGAGTACGGCGTTTTATTAGGCGCCCATCAGCAGAATATGATTTTGCAAATCAAAGACGGCTTGCCGGTCAAAGCCTACTTCCGCGATTGCCAGGGCACAGGTTATAGCGAGCATGGCTTTAAACTCTTTCACCAAGACGTGGCTTCTTTAACCCGCGAAAATGGCAATGTCCTAGATAACAAGGGCAATATTCTTTTTGCTTACTACCTTCTAGTAAACTCGACATGGAACGTGATGGCCGCTTTATCACATCCCAACGGCGTGAGTGAAGAGCGTCTTTTAGAAATGCTTATCGAGTTTATGACAAGTATGAATAAGCCCACCTTGCCGGACTCAAGCTTTTTAGATTACGTCCTTAAAGAGGCACGTATCTATCAAAAGGGAAACTTCATTTGCAGTCTGCAAAACTTGAATGAAAATACCGCCACCAACCCTCTGGCGATTTACAATTTAATTGATAATCCTCTTGCTACAAAGAAAACGGAGACCGTTCTATGA
- a CDS encoding GNAT family N-acetyltransferase: MSTIQVFKTYACATAENFQVSLEPSGGTVKTGAQAWNFKLDQTEQTKIVSLETSISLTGALATLEALFGLDPACQKISLSSAHPELKNLLASKTDSLEVSRTDFFQLRPLWVHNGLENVGPERWTETKEVQHPVRSRIQEGQVLYQRTIPGIDKVLRFRVADIEKDLDIFHEWHNQPRVLKFWELDKPKEELRDYLKKGLQDPHQFPVILEFDETPIGYFEMYWTKEDRLGPYYDSEAFDRGFHFLIGNIEVLGFKNTDAILKAVCHYLFLEEPRTRKIMAEPRSDNTNVLKYLETFKAWRKVKEFDFPHKRAALLECKRELFFGNNYL; the protein is encoded by the coding sequence ATGAGCACGATACAAGTATTTAAAACCTATGCCTGCGCGACGGCCGAAAACTTTCAAGTTTCTTTAGAACCTTCGGGCGGTACTGTGAAAACGGGTGCTCAAGCTTGGAACTTTAAATTAGATCAAACAGAGCAAACGAAGATTGTGTCTTTAGAAACGTCTATTTCTTTAACGGGCGCTTTAGCGACTCTTGAAGCTCTGTTTGGTTTGGATCCCGCTTGTCAGAAAATTTCTTTATCTTCGGCTCATCCAGAACTAAAAAACCTTTTGGCTTCAAAGACAGATTCATTGGAAGTCAGTCGTACGGACTTCTTCCAACTTCGTCCTCTATGGGTTCATAATGGTCTTGAAAACGTCGGTCCTGAGCGTTGGACTGAAACTAAAGAAGTACAGCATCCTGTCCGTTCGCGTATTCAAGAAGGCCAAGTGCTTTATCAAAGAACCATCCCGGGGATCGATAAAGTTTTGCGTTTCCGAGTTGCTGATATTGAAAAAGACCTGGATATTTTCCACGAGTGGCACAATCAACCTCGCGTCCTCAAATTCTGGGAACTTGATAAGCCGAAAGAAGAATTGCGCGACTACTTAAAAAAAGGTCTTCAAGACCCTCATCAATTCCCGGTGATCTTAGAGTTTGATGAAACTCCGATTGGTTACTTTGAAATGTATTGGACGAAGGAAGACCGCCTGGGGCCCTACTATGACTCTGAAGCTTTTGACCGTGGCTTCCATTTTCTTATCGGAAATATCGAAGTGCTAGGTTTTAAAAACACAGACGCGATTTTAAAAGCTGTATGTCACTATCTTTTCTTGGAAGAGCCTCGCACACGTAAAATCATGGCAGAACCTCGCTCTGACAATACGAATGTGTTGAAGTATCTGGAAACATTTAAAGCGTGGAGAAAAGTGAAGGAATTTGATTTCCCTCACAAACGTGCAGCCTTGCTTGAATGCAAGCGTGAACTTTTCTTTGGGAATAACTATCTATGA
- a CDS encoding IucA/IucC family protein has protein sequence MMSVTDWRKINLQMIAKSLQELTYEQVLNPVATETREESTVGPYEVKLSSGVNYSFQAWRGAWTDLKVQAGSILRNGKLAESAGQFFIDIQKETGMDDIILGNFLEEMHNTLYADLHILQRNRGYSLEQITDMSGESVQTVLKGHPKILLNKGRIGWSANDQDQYGPEFQKPIQFAWLAVNRSLCLAGIDTSLEGEAFLAECIQDVDAFKLELTKKSIKEADVYFVPVHPWQWERYIKIQFAEYLHTGKAHYLGTWGDRYIPQISLRTFSNISRPKNLDVKLPITILNTSAIRGIPGKYMKQGPALSHALTALCRGDHQLSAVTVLEEKAGISVSHPLYQQIGEAPYRYNEFLGVLWRQSSSSHLKDGEKALIAGSLFHVDESGRSLVGAYIEKSGLSTDEWLKAYFNSVFIPLYHLQVQHGVGLVAHGQNVVVRMKNHTPVGLFLKDFQGDLRLSQDSEALSGFDLTRLPKHYLIHDLLTGHLVTVLRFISETLQECDKYPEDKFYAVLGQCLQDYLQKNPALATSKDFKSVDLLQEKFHRVLVNKVRFKIGYADSAERPLPILGDDLVNPIAQALKKVSL, from the coding sequence ATGATGTCTGTGACCGACTGGCGAAAAATCAATTTGCAAATGATCGCAAAAAGTTTGCAAGAGTTGACCTATGAACAGGTTCTGAATCCTGTTGCGACAGAGACTCGCGAGGAATCTACAGTCGGTCCTTATGAAGTGAAACTTTCTTCAGGCGTCAACTACAGTTTTCAAGCTTGGCGTGGCGCTTGGACTGATTTGAAAGTGCAAGCGGGCAGCATTCTTCGCAACGGCAAATTAGCCGAAAGCGCGGGGCAGTTTTTCATCGATATTCAAAAAGAGACCGGAATGGACGATATCATTCTTGGTAATTTTTTAGAAGAAATGCACAACACGCTTTACGCGGATCTGCATATCCTGCAAAGAAATCGTGGTTACAGTCTAGAACAAATCACCGACATGAGCGGTGAATCCGTGCAAACAGTTCTGAAAGGGCATCCTAAGATTTTACTTAACAAGGGACGCATCGGTTGGAGCGCGAACGATCAAGATCAGTATGGTCCTGAATTTCAAAAGCCCATTCAGTTTGCATGGCTTGCCGTGAACCGGTCATTGTGTCTTGCGGGAATTGATACCTCGTTAGAAGGTGAGGCCTTTTTAGCAGAATGCATTCAAGACGTAGACGCATTTAAATTAGAACTTACCAAAAAATCTATCAAAGAAGCCGATGTCTATTTTGTCCCGGTTCACCCATGGCAATGGGAGCGTTACATAAAAATTCAGTTTGCCGAATATCTCCACACGGGGAAAGCACATTATTTGGGAACTTGGGGTGATCGGTACATTCCACAGATCAGTCTTCGCACTTTTTCAAATATTTCTCGTCCTAAAAATTTAGACGTAAAACTTCCGATCACGATTTTAAATACGTCAGCGATTCGTGGCATCCCAGGTAAATACATGAAGCAGGGGCCCGCGCTCAGTCATGCGCTGACAGCGCTTTGTCGCGGTGATCATCAACTTAGCGCCGTCACCGTCCTAGAAGAAAAAGCGGGTATTTCGGTTTCTCATCCTCTTTACCAACAAATAGGGGAAGCCCCGTATCGCTATAACGAGTTCTTGGGTGTTTTGTGGCGCCAAAGCTCTTCTTCGCACTTAAAGGACGGTGAGAAGGCATTAATCGCGGGAAGTCTTTTCCACGTCGACGAAAGCGGTCGTTCTTTGGTCGGCGCCTATATTGAAAAATCGGGGTTGAGCACCGACGAGTGGCTAAAAGCATATTTCAATAGTGTTTTCATTCCGCTTTATCACCTTCAAGTTCAACACGGGGTGGGGCTTGTGGCTCATGGGCAGAACGTCGTTGTGCGTATGAAAAATCACACGCCTGTAGGGCTTTTCCTAAAAGATTTTCAGGGTGATTTGCGACTGAGCCAGGATTCCGAGGCTCTTTCTGGATTTGATCTGACTCGTTTACCGAAACACTATTTGATTCATGATCTTTTGACTGGTCATTTAGTCACGGTCTTACGATTTATCTCTGAAACTTTGCAAGAATGCGATAAATATCCCGAGGACAAGTTTTACGCAGTTCTCGGACAATGTCTGCAAGACTATTTACAGAAAAATCCTGCGCTCGCGACTTCAAAAGACTTTAAGAGCGTGGATCTTCTGCAGGAAAAGTTTCACCGCGTGTTGGTGAATAAAGTGCGATTTAAGATTGGCTACGCGGATTCTGCCGAGCGTCCGCTGCCAATACTGGGCGATGATTTAGTGAATCCGATTGCCCAGGCGTTGAAAAAGGTGAGTTTATGA
- a CDS encoding lysine N(6)-hydroxylase/L-ornithine N(5)-oxygenase family protein, producing MNRHYDLIGLGIGLFNLSVAALLHKTPGIKFAFFDRKHRFDWHSEIMFADSEMQTSYLKDLVTAADPTSPFTFMNYLVQKGLFYSFINTNRKTITRREFEMYCQWVSQNMPEHLHFDSEVQSVRYDGEKFILQINNETYTATNICIGTGLVPHLPDFAKELEGPDVFHAKSSYIKVLDATNKDVVVVGGGQTGLEIFRNCLQGKWGHPKSLKLIASRPNLEPLDNSPFVNEYFAPSYVHEFLQLDQSLKDPIVKYQKLASDGNTPEYLDTLYRDLYQLKHVWGDSRDIQILPYRRVTSMQKWGERYTLNIKNGFNKAEETSNADTVILSTGFRVNIPNIIEPLRTLIEFDGDGRFIMKENFQVSWKGSEKNKVYALNFSRHGHGISEPQTSLMAWRSAKIINDLMQKEVFPINRAVPNFTTYT from the coding sequence ATGAACAGACATTATGACCTAATCGGACTCGGTATCGGTCTTTTTAATTTAAGTGTGGCCGCTCTTCTGCACAAAACTCCGGGCATTAAGTTTGCGTTTTTTGATCGTAAGCACCGTTTTGATTGGCATTCTGAAATCATGTTCGCCGACTCTGAAATGCAGACGTCTTATCTTAAAGATCTGGTTACGGCGGCTGATCCTACAAGCCCGTTCACTTTCATGAACTATCTGGTGCAAAAGGGATTGTTTTATTCGTTCATCAACACGAATCGTAAAACCATCACACGTCGTGAATTTGAAATGTACTGTCAATGGGTCAGCCAAAATATGCCTGAACATCTTCACTTCGACAGTGAAGTGCAGTCTGTGCGCTATGATGGCGAGAAGTTCATTTTGCAAATTAATAATGAAACATATACGGCGACAAATATCTGCATCGGCACAGGCCTTGTTCCGCATTTGCCAGATTTTGCGAAAGAACTGGAAGGTCCCGATGTTTTCCATGCTAAATCCAGTTACATCAAAGTATTAGATGCCACGAATAAAGACGTTGTCGTTGTGGGTGGTGGTCAAACGGGCCTAGAGATTTTCCGCAATTGTCTTCAAGGAAAATGGGGGCATCCGAAAAGTTTGAAATTGATTGCTAGTCGCCCCAATCTAGAACCCCTAGATAATTCTCCATTTGTGAACGAATACTTTGCGCCTTCCTACGTGCATGAGTTCTTGCAACTGGATCAATCCTTAAAAGATCCTATCGTGAAGTATCAAAAGCTTGCGAGTGACGGAAATACTCCAGAATACTTAGATACACTGTATCGCGATCTTTATCAGTTAAAGCACGTGTGGGGTGATTCCCGCGATATTCAAATTCTTCCCTATCGTCGTGTGACAAGCATGCAAAAGTGGGGAGAGCGTTACACCTTGAATATTAAAAACGGCTTCAATAAAGCTGAAGAAACTTCGAATGCGGATACGGTGATTCTAAGCACAGGCTTCCGAGTCAATATTCCAAATATTATTGAACCGTTGCGCACCTTGATTGAATTTGATGGCGACGGACGTTTCATCATGAAAGAAAACTTCCAGGTTTCCTGGAAGGGGTCCGAGAAAAACAAAGTTTATGCCTTGAACTTTAGCCGTCACGGTCACGGGATTTCAGAACCACAAACAAGTCTGATGGCGTGGCGTTCGGCGAAAATCATCAACGATTTAATGCAAAAAGAAGTTTTCCCTATCAACAGAGCAGTACCAAATTTTACGACATACACCTAG
- a CDS encoding TonB-dependent receptor, producing MKRLALLLLLLPISVLAQDAETTTPSETPPAATEPTESRIEGIQVQGNKENKTYQESTESISVLKSNEVDAPVQKDSLQVINAAPNVTVNKNDDSFSIRGINNTGVTGFQKDNLSSVIIDNVFQTDLAIKAGSFELWDTEQLELYRGPQSTTQGVNSLAGSILLFHNKPSEQNEVMGRLGYGSYNHFNLAALGNTAWLEGALKGRISYNHDQDDGFIKNITTNNSKWGKKSKDALTVDLVYDLNATDFLRWNTKLFQNETGGNYVQSANPFDYEVSEDVDSDSKTNNQQTSLTYSKQINESWRNETIAAYSMAKNDETSDADGTSNPSAGVRTEEHNDRFISIENLLKYQSANVKNVLGFHAHDYYLKDYAHFNILYPLPGNVYTPIDSIQETEKYRTVFALFDSYLWKFTQNQSINLGLRYEFVKNKYGALVDATRTQNLGAGMNAVVDNYLNSVSGSYEDTDENSILLPKVAYMITQDQHTYGLTYSEGYRTGGLSINRKRVQVDKYDPEKTNNYELSYKLAESFGTLSSNVFYTDWQDQQVLVQLSSDIFDTQVVNAASSELYGAEVELTMTPAVRHQVTVGAGYVKTRFKDFVSGTKDYSNNEFPFAPNWTGKINYGYQVSAEWTLTSTLRYLGTSYGNAENTIDSPEQFYWDGTVQYALSQWNMGVDFYVRNILNSQYVIYDRTSSIGGQTVNYKQVNSPQELGVNLSWYL from the coding sequence ATGAAAAGACTAGCCCTTCTATTATTGCTTCTTCCGATCAGCGTTTTAGCCCAAGATGCTGAAACAACAACGCCTTCCGAGACTCCACCTGCAGCCACAGAGCCCACCGAAAGCCGCATTGAAGGTATCCAGGTTCAGGGAAATAAAGAAAATAAAACTTATCAAGAAAGTACTGAAAGTATTTCGGTTCTAAAGAGCAATGAAGTTGATGCTCCGGTGCAAAAGGATTCTTTGCAGGTGATTAACGCCGCTCCGAACGTCACCGTGAACAAGAATGACGACAGCTTTAGTATTCGCGGTATTAATAATACGGGTGTCACGGGCTTCCAAAAAGACAATCTTTCATCCGTTATTATCGACAACGTCTTTCAAACAGATCTGGCGATCAAAGCAGGAAGCTTCGAGCTGTGGGACACAGAACAACTGGAGCTTTACCGAGGGCCTCAGTCGACAACTCAAGGTGTGAATTCCTTGGCAGGAAGTATTTTGCTTTTCCATAACAAGCCTTCGGAGCAAAACGAAGTGATGGGACGTTTGGGGTATGGAAGTTACAACCACTTCAACTTAGCCGCTTTGGGAAATACGGCTTGGCTTGAAGGCGCCCTCAAAGGTCGTATTTCTTATAATCACGATCAAGATGACGGCTTTATCAAAAACATCACGACGAACAATTCCAAATGGGGCAAAAAATCAAAAGACGCTTTAACAGTGGACTTGGTTTACGACCTTAACGCCACGGATTTTCTTCGTTGGAATACAAAACTCTTTCAAAACGAAACAGGCGGAAACTACGTGCAAAGCGCCAATCCGTTTGATTATGAAGTGAGTGAAGACGTTGATTCTGACAGCAAGACAAACAATCAACAGACCTCTTTGACTTATTCAAAACAAATCAATGAGTCGTGGAGAAACGAAACTATCGCTGCGTACTCAATGGCGAAAAACGATGAAACAAGTGATGCCGACGGTACAAGCAACCCTTCAGCGGGCGTACGTACCGAAGAACATAACGACCGTTTCATCAGCATCGAAAATCTTTTAAAATACCAAAGTGCGAATGTGAAAAACGTCTTGGGTTTCCACGCGCACGATTATTATCTTAAAGACTATGCGCACTTTAATATTCTGTACCCGCTACCTGGCAACGTCTATACGCCGATTGATTCCATTCAAGAAACTGAAAAATACCGCACGGTCTTTGCCCTATTTGATTCTTATCTTTGGAAGTTTACCCAGAATCAATCGATCAACCTGGGCCTGCGTTATGAGTTCGTGAAAAACAAATACGGTGCTTTGGTCGACGCGACGAGAACTCAAAACTTAGGTGCCGGGATGAATGCGGTTGTCGATAATTACTTGAACAGCGTATCGGGCAGCTACGAAGATACTGACGAAAATTCCATTCTTCTTCCCAAAGTGGCGTACATGATCACTCAGGATCAACATACGTACGGCTTAACTTATTCAGAAGGGTATAGAACGGGTGGCTTAAGTATCAACCGTAAGCGTGTTCAAGTAGATAAGTACGATCCCGAAAAAACGAACAACTATGAATTGTCTTACAAGCTCGCTGAAAGCTTTGGAACTTTAAGCTCCAACGTTTTTTATACAGACTGGCAAGACCAACAAGTCTTGGTTCAGCTTTCGAGCGACATCTTTGATACCCAAGTCGTCAATGCGGCTTCGTCTGAGCTTTATGGTGCAGAGGTCGAGCTGACGATGACTCCCGCTGTTCGCCACCAAGTCACCGTGGGCGCGGGTTACGTGAAAACTCGCTTTAAGGACTTCGTCAGCGGAACAAAAGATTATTCGAACAATGAATTTCCATTCGCACCTAACTGGACGGGTAAGATCAATTACGGGTATCAAGTCAGTGCTGAATGGACTCTCACAAGCACACTAAGATACTTGGGAACATCTTACGGCAATGCCGAAAATACGATTGATTCTCCGGAGCAATTCTATTGGGATGGCACCGTTCAGTATGCTTTAAGCCAATGGAATATGGGCGTGGATTTTTACGTCAGAAATATTTTGAATTCACAGTATGTGATCTATGACCGCACCTCTTCTATCGGCGGGCAGACCGTGAATTACAAACAAGTCAATTCACCTCAAGAGCTGGGCGTGAATCTATCTTGGTATTTATAA
- the gloB gene encoding hydroxyacylglutathione hydrolase, whose product MSSGLLRVELVPIFEDNYVFILIDEDERKALIVDPGEAPPIVQYLKDRELTLDGVLLTHHHNDHIGGTKELVEAFKAPIYAPLKNKNQIPFASEYVQEGDKVQLGSFSFSVMELPGHTLGHVAYWCADKKWLFSGDVLFGLGCGRLFEGTYDQMYQSLQRIKALPPETLVYCTHEYTETNLQFCKMLSSLDDSPITGDDEDLELYENELTNRRGLDIPSVPLKLFIEKKVNPFLLARNVQQFTYLRELRNKG is encoded by the coding sequence ATGAGCTCAGGCCTATTGCGAGTGGAACTCGTCCCTATCTTTGAAGACAACTACGTGTTCATTTTGATTGATGAAGATGAGCGCAAAGCTTTGATCGTGGATCCCGGCGAGGCGCCCCCTATTGTTCAGTATCTGAAAGACCGAGAGCTCACTTTGGATGGCGTTCTTCTGACCCATCACCACAACGATCATATCGGTGGCACGAAAGAGCTTGTCGAAGCTTTTAAAGCCCCGATCTATGCCCCCTTGAAAAATAAGAATCAAATCCCCTTTGCCTCTGAATACGTGCAAGAGGGCGACAAAGTTCAACTTGGAAGCTTTTCTTTTTCAGTGATGGAACTTCCCGGTCACACCTTGGGACACGTCGCCTACTGGTGTGCCGATAAAAAGTGGCTTTTTTCTGGAGATGTGCTTTTTGGATTAGGCTGTGGACGTCTTTTTGAAGGCACTTACGATCAGATGTATCAAAGCTTGCAACGTATTAAAGCGTTACCTCCAGAAACTCTGGTTTACTGCACTCACGAATATACAGAAACCAATCTTCAGTTCTGTAAGATGCTTTCTAGCTTGGATGATTCACCGATCACGGGCGATGATGAAGACTTAGAGCTTTACGAAAACGAACTCACCAACAGACGCGGCCTTGATATCCCGAGCGTCCCTTTAAAACTTTTTATCGAAAAAAAGGTCAATCCGTTTTTACTTGCACGCAATGTGCAGCAGTTCACTTATTTACGCGAACTGCGCAACAAAGGTTGA
- a CDS encoding (2Fe-2S)-binding protein has protein sequence MKIKVELEGRDLIEVDCEGENLQKPGAIKKVSILGCSEFMGMMQQMRRHFGNDLSKWPVPEGHDHSSLLLKEMILKLRGEWNFPYDEEELCHCRSVPAHTVDQTIVAGAHSPEVVTRQTSASSNCGTCRPNVQKIIDYRLGKKTA, from the coding sequence ATGAAAATCAAAGTGGAACTCGAAGGCCGAGATTTAATTGAAGTAGATTGTGAAGGTGAAAATCTTCAGAAACCAGGAGCTATTAAAAAAGTCTCTATTTTGGGCTGCTCTGAATTCATGGGAATGATGCAACAAATGCGTCGTCATTTTGGAAATGATCTAAGCAAGTGGCCCGTGCCCGAAGGTCACGATCATTCCAGTCTTTTGCTTAAAGAAATGATTTTAAAATTGCGTGGAGAGTGGAACTTTCCCTATGACGAAGAAGAACTTTGTCATTGCCGAAGTGTTCCCGCTCATACGGTAGATCAGACGATCGTTGCTGGAGCACATTCACCGGAAGTCGTGACTCGTCAGACATCGGCAAGTTCTAATTGCGGCACCTGCCGTCCTAATGTTCAAAAAATCATTGATTATCGTTTAGGAAAAAAGACGGCCTAG
- a CDS encoding (2Fe-2S)-binding protein, which translates to MGAKKKSEIICRCNNISREAIEEAIRNGAHTLNDIFDTTSAGVGPCGGSCRRKLGPLLEHYLKNGTFPDKITEDLTGKVPGPKKD; encoded by the coding sequence ATGGGCGCCAAAAAGAAGAGCGAAATCATCTGTCGCTGCAACAATATAAGCCGGGAAGCCATTGAAGAAGCGATTCGCAATGGCGCTCATACATTGAACGACATATTCGACACCACTTCAGCTGGCGTTGGCCCTTGCGGAGGTTCTTGCCGTCGCAAACTAGGTCCTCTGCTAGAACATTACCTTAAAAATGGCACCTTCCCCGATAAAATAACCGAGGACCTGACTGGAAAAGTCCCAGGACCCAAGAAAGACTAG